The following are from one region of the Arthrobacter sp. TMP15 genome:
- the metE gene encoding 5-methyltetrahydropteroyltriglutamate--homocysteine S-methyltransferase yields the protein MSTALVFPSASLLGYPRIGRRRELKKAVEAFWAGKIDQSALEAAGQDIALGTARRLSELGLTEPAAIPGTFSFYDQVLDAATHIGAVPARFGELRNENGQLDLNAYFTLARGTVEIQPLEMTKFFDTNYHYLVPEVGPETNFSVTSNRIVEQFEFALANGFETRPYLVGPVTFLLLSKASEDAPAGFNPLSRLEDVLEVYAQLLTRLGAAGASWVQLDEPALVSDQDVPLAEIQAAVARAYDVLGDAPERPAILVSTPFGALTELLPTLAATKIQALHIDVFKGAVPCADKLALLAGKIVVAGVVDGHNIWRNDLAESINRLEALASAGLTVTVSTSTSTQHVPHDVTEETQLSTQLRSWLAFADQKVTEVVTLAAHLVDPASSAAAVAEATASIASRAGAKGVRRPEVRARVAALTPADFSRSEYSVRVAAQEKSLDLPALPTTTIGSFPQTGEIRSARARANRGAITGEEYARLMREEIKRVVDLQEELDFDVLVHGEPERNDMVQYFAENLEGFDVTVHGWVQSYGSRCTRPSILWGDVTREKAITVQWAEYAQSLTAKPMKGMLTGPVTILAWSFVRDDQPLGDTANQVGLALRDEIADLEAAGIKVIQVDEPALRELLPLRRADQGAYLDWSVNSFRLSTAGASDGTQIHTHLCYSEFGVIIDAIDGLDADVTSIEAARSRMEVVNDLENHGFGRGVGPGVYDIHSPRVPGLNEVRELLDTAVKHVPARQLWVNPDCGLKTRGYAETEESLRNLVAATKEVRAQLV from the coding sequence ATGTCCACTGCCCTTGTTTTCCCCTCAGCCTCTTTGCTGGGCTACCCCCGGATTGGCCGCCGTCGCGAATTAAAGAAGGCTGTTGAAGCATTCTGGGCAGGAAAGATTGATCAGAGTGCACTGGAAGCCGCCGGTCAAGACATTGCCCTAGGCACCGCCCGCCGTCTCTCTGAACTGGGCTTGACTGAACCTGCCGCGATCCCTGGCACCTTCTCCTTCTACGATCAGGTGCTCGATGCAGCCACTCATATAGGTGCTGTCCCTGCGCGCTTTGGTGAGTTGCGCAATGAAAACGGCCAGCTGGATCTCAACGCCTACTTCACTCTTGCCCGGGGCACAGTGGAGATTCAGCCGCTGGAAATGACTAAATTCTTTGACACCAACTACCACTACCTGGTGCCGGAAGTTGGTCCGGAAACCAACTTCTCGGTGACGTCCAACCGCATTGTTGAACAGTTCGAGTTTGCCCTAGCTAACGGTTTCGAAACACGTCCCTACTTGGTAGGTCCTGTCACCTTCCTGCTGCTGAGCAAGGCATCCGAGGATGCCCCGGCCGGTTTCAACCCGCTTTCACGCCTTGAAGATGTCCTTGAGGTGTACGCGCAACTGCTCACCCGTCTTGGTGCTGCCGGTGCCAGCTGGGTGCAGTTGGATGAGCCAGCCCTTGTCAGTGATCAGGATGTTCCGCTGGCCGAAATCCAGGCAGCAGTCGCCCGGGCGTATGACGTTCTTGGCGATGCCCCAGAGCGCCCGGCGATCCTTGTCTCCACTCCTTTTGGAGCGCTCACAGAACTGCTCCCAACCCTGGCCGCGACGAAGATCCAGGCACTGCACATTGACGTGTTCAAGGGAGCAGTACCTTGCGCTGACAAGCTGGCCCTGCTTGCTGGCAAAATAGTGGTTGCCGGCGTGGTTGACGGCCATAATATTTGGCGCAACGACCTCGCCGAATCGATCAACCGTTTGGAGGCCTTGGCCAGCGCCGGCCTCACAGTGACGGTGTCCACCTCCACCTCCACCCAGCACGTTCCTCATGACGTCACCGAAGAAACCCAGCTTTCAACGCAACTACGCAGCTGGCTGGCATTCGCAGACCAGAAGGTCACCGAAGTGGTGACGCTGGCAGCGCACCTGGTGGACCCGGCGTCGTCCGCTGCCGCCGTAGCTGAAGCCACAGCCAGCATCGCCTCCCGCGCTGGCGCCAAGGGCGTCAGGCGCCCCGAAGTGCGTGCACGCGTGGCCGCCCTGACCCCAGCAGATTTTAGCCGTTCAGAATACTCGGTTCGTGTTGCTGCCCAAGAAAAGTCACTGGACTTGCCGGCACTACCAACCACCACCATTGGCTCGTTCCCCCAGACAGGGGAGATCCGCTCAGCCCGTGCCCGCGCCAACAGGGGTGCTATCACCGGCGAAGAATACGCGCGGTTGATGAGAGAGGAAATCAAGCGTGTGGTTGACCTCCAGGAAGAACTCGACTTTGACGTGCTGGTTCATGGCGAGCCCGAACGCAACGACATGGTCCAGTACTTTGCTGAGAACCTGGAAGGCTTCGACGTCACTGTTCACGGCTGGGTTCAGTCGTACGGCAGCCGTTGCACCCGCCCCTCAATCCTTTGGGGTGATGTCACCCGCGAGAAGGCAATCACAGTCCAGTGGGCAGAATACGCACAGTCGCTGACGGCCAAACCCATGAAGGGCATGCTCACAGGCCCCGTCACGATCCTTGCCTGGTCCTTCGTCCGTGACGACCAGCCTCTGGGTGACACAGCCAACCAAGTAGGACTGGCCCTACGCGATGAAATCGCTGACCTGGAAGCCGCCGGCATCAAAGTGATTCAGGTGGATGAACCGGCACTTCGCGAACTGCTTCCTCTGCGCCGGGCAGACCAGGGTGCTTACCTTGACTGGTCAGTGAACTCCTTCCGTCTCTCCACCGCAGGCGCCAGCGACGGCACACAGATTCACACCCACCTTTGCTATTCCGAGTTTGGTGTCATTATTGACGCCATTGATGGTCTGGATGCTGATGTAACCTCCATCGAGGCTGCACGTTCCCGCATGGAGGTTGTCAACGACCTGGAAAACCACGGCTTCGGCCGTGGCGTGGGCCCGGGCGTCTACGACATCCACAGCCCCCGCGTCCCCGGACTAAATGAAGTCCGTGAACTGTTGGACACAGCAGTCAAGCACGTCCCTGCCCGCCAGCTCTGGGTCAACCCGGACTGCGGACTAAAGACCCGCGGCTACGCAGAGACCGAAGAGTCACTGCGCAACCTGGTGGCCGCCACCAAGGAAGTCCGCGCGCAGCTGGTCTAG
- a CDS encoding methylenetetrahydrofolate reductase, which produces MSPPSLIRVSAPWTQSAPIALSYELFPPKNDVAEVTLWDTIRELESTNPDYVSVTYGANGSNRSTAVELLNRLLHETSLLPLAHLTCVGNTADELASIISELLDHGVRGILALRGDLPKELPSATRAGSLSYAQDLIELIRRVEQGRSALLCAGKVAIGVAAYPSQHPESPSVEHDVEVLLAKQRSGADFAITQVFFHANQYKDLLRRARRAGVSIPIIPGVMPFTSLRRVQRLGDLTGVAPSTSLLDSLGRADSAVECRRIGVSATVDLARAALDAGAPGIHLYTFNEHAAALEVLDKLQLLRPGRPRMAPRNPAPSAARLVTA; this is translated from the coding sequence ATGTCTCCTCCGAGCCTTATTCGGGTGTCGGCGCCATGGACTCAAAGTGCGCCGATAGCCCTGTCTTACGAACTTTTTCCACCCAAAAATGATGTTGCCGAAGTGACGCTGTGGGACACCATTAGGGAGCTGGAGAGCACCAACCCTGACTATGTTTCAGTCACCTACGGAGCCAACGGGAGTAACCGGAGCACTGCGGTTGAGCTGCTGAACAGGCTCTTGCATGAAACATCGTTGTTGCCGCTGGCCCACCTGACGTGTGTTGGCAACACTGCCGATGAGCTTGCCAGTATTATCTCCGAACTCCTTGACCACGGTGTCCGTGGCATCCTGGCCCTGCGTGGGGATCTACCCAAGGAATTACCATCAGCGACACGGGCGGGATCACTTAGCTATGCCCAAGACTTGATCGAATTGATCCGCCGCGTGGAGCAGGGCCGTTCGGCGCTGCTCTGCGCCGGCAAGGTTGCCATTGGTGTGGCGGCATACCCGTCGCAGCACCCGGAGTCACCCTCGGTTGAACATGATGTGGAAGTCCTGCTGGCCAAACAGCGCTCGGGGGCGGACTTTGCCATCACCCAAGTGTTCTTCCACGCAAATCAGTACAAGGACCTGCTCAGGCGTGCACGGCGGGCAGGGGTGAGTATCCCCATCATTCCCGGGGTCATGCCGTTTACAAGTCTGCGCCGCGTGCAGCGCTTGGGTGATCTGACAGGTGTTGCTCCTTCAACCTCGCTGCTTGATTCGCTGGGACGTGCCGACAGCGCTGTTGAATGTAGGCGAATTGGCGTATCCGCAACAGTAGATCTAGCCCGTGCGGCACTGGATGCCGGAGCCCCCGGCATCCACCTTTACACCTTCAACGAGCATGCCGCCGCTCTTGAAGTCCTTGACAAGCTTCAGCTCCTGCGTCCGGGGCGGCCGCGCATGGCACCCCGGAATCCAGCCCCCAGCGCTGCACGGTTGGTTACGGCCTAG
- a CDS encoding tetratricopeptide repeat protein, producing MSHHNIRQSLRRRRRRLLWGSAPLLLLAMLLAVKLLSLPVSAGLAATAYANGNAGGTTQAGALMGSANVVERYKAHFALGDGFVLHGDFEQARKQFLRALELVPAAESCKVRVNLVLSLEKLGDEQKKGGNTPSAKEFYAQGSEVVAQSPRDCFAPNSENNKDGESAALKDAQERLAQKLSASKDDGDGSSPSDSGTEEDASKPPSDSKQEELAETGKKAQKQRSKSQKLTEDYNDPEPEQYAKPW from the coding sequence ATGAGCCATCACAATATCCGGCAGAGCTTAAGGCGGCGGCGACGGCGCCTGCTGTGGGGGTCGGCACCCCTGCTGCTATTGGCGATGCTGCTCGCCGTGAAGCTGCTCAGCCTGCCCGTTTCCGCTGGACTGGCGGCTACCGCCTACGCCAATGGAAATGCCGGTGGGACTACGCAGGCTGGTGCACTCATGGGGAGTGCAAATGTTGTTGAACGGTACAAGGCCCACTTCGCACTTGGTGACGGCTTTGTCTTGCACGGGGATTTCGAACAGGCCCGGAAACAGTTTCTCCGTGCCCTGGAGCTTGTCCCCGCTGCCGAGTCCTGCAAGGTACGCGTGAACCTGGTGCTGAGTCTGGAAAAGCTCGGTGATGAGCAAAAAAAAGGCGGCAATACGCCCTCGGCCAAGGAATTTTACGCTCAGGGCAGTGAAGTAGTGGCTCAATCCCCGCGGGACTGCTTCGCACCCAATAGCGAAAATAACAAGGACGGAGAGTCAGCAGCGCTCAAGGATGCCCAAGAGCGCCTAGCCCAGAAGCTCTCAGCCAGCAAGGACGACGGCGATGGCTCGAGCCCGTCTGATTCCGGCACGGAAGAGGATGCCTCAAAACCTCCCTCGGACAGTAAACAAGAGGAACTTGCTGAGACTGGAAAGAAAGCGCAAAAGCAACGCAGCAAGTCTCAGAAGTTGACTGAGGACTACAACGACCCGGAGCCTGAGCAGTACGCCAAACCGTGGTAA
- a CDS encoding VWA domain-containing protein — translation MTMTPILTPWLFWPLSVLLLAAAVLLVWRNRSSASWRYAALVVLLSLAGMRPGLTGATAPVANTELNVFFVVDMTPSSSAEDYNPSSPRLTGMKTDIMALADELSGARFSLITFDSEAKVALPLTTDATALRTLTQVMAPRSAFASHGSSISVADEVLAQRLTSAEASHPERPRLVYYLGDGEQTAATAPEPFTEATALIDGGAVLGYGSTAGAKMRDYSFGTDKPGPYILDKSADYAPALSRIDEKSLNKIASQLNVPYIHRTGPGSISGALIKSAPHAASKAPAHADREGAGRWEVYWIFALAAFAVVLWELAALTRAWRQLPRPEKGAP, via the coding sequence ATGACCATGACGCCTATCCTGACACCGTGGCTGTTCTGGCCGCTGAGCGTACTCCTTCTAGCGGCAGCTGTGTTGCTAGTTTGGCGCAATCGCAGCTCCGCCAGTTGGCGGTACGCCGCACTGGTGGTATTGCTGAGTCTGGCCGGCATGCGTCCAGGTCTCACGGGTGCTACTGCACCCGTGGCCAACACCGAGCTGAACGTATTTTTTGTTGTGGATATGACTCCTAGCTCCTCCGCCGAGGACTACAATCCCAGCTCCCCACGACTTACGGGAATGAAGACGGACATCATGGCGTTGGCCGATGAACTTAGCGGTGCGCGGTTCTCATTGATCACCTTTGACAGCGAAGCTAAAGTTGCGCTGCCACTGACAACTGATGCAACGGCATTGCGAACACTCACACAGGTCATGGCACCGCGCTCCGCCTTCGCTTCGCACGGTAGTAGTATCAGCGTTGCCGATGAGGTGCTGGCGCAGCGACTTACCTCTGCGGAAGCGAGCCACCCTGAAAGGCCGCGGCTTGTCTACTACCTCGGCGATGGTGAACAAACAGCAGCCACCGCCCCAGAACCGTTCACTGAAGCGACGGCCCTCATCGATGGGGGTGCCGTGCTCGGGTACGGAAGCACTGCCGGGGCGAAGATGCGTGATTACTCTTTTGGCACCGACAAACCCGGGCCCTACATTCTGGATAAGAGTGCCGACTATGCCCCTGCCCTGTCAAGGATCGATGAAAAGTCGTTAAACAAGATAGCCTCCCAGCTCAATGTCCCCTATATCCACAGGACGGGTCCGGGCTCCATCAGCGGCGCTCTGATCAAGTCAGCACCGCACGCCGCCTCAAAAGCACCAGCACACGCTGACCGGGAGGGCGCTGGACGGTGGGAAGTGTATTGGATATTTGCTTTGGCGGCCTTTGCCGTGGTGCTGTGGGAGTTGGCTGCGCTCACTCGCGCATGGCGCCAGTTGCCGCGTCCTGAAAAAGGTGCACCATGA